The genome window TGACTAAAGAGATACTTTCTCACCTTGATCTCTATAGAAGTATCCTTTCCCTTTATACGTGCCATATTCCAACTGCGTCTTTCTCGACTAACTATATCTGCCAAAGCAGTTTCACCACCATCCATTTATTTCAAGGCTTTATTCGTATGAATCTGAATATCAATCGCAGTTTCTTCACTTCTTATTTCATATTTGCTTTCCGGTAAACCATAGATATTTACCACTTGATGACTTGTAGAAAAAGTATTGTTTTCGATATACCTTTCATTTCCCAATGCCAGCCGTTCAATTTCATGGGATTGAAATTCATTGTAAGAATCTTGTTCTTTTATTATACTTTCCAGTTCCTTAACAAGCTTTAGCTTTGATATATTCTCAGTATCATCATCAGGCATAATAATATACAGATAGTCTTTAGCTCTACTGATTGCTACATTGAGTATATTCTGTTTGTTGAGAAACATCCCTTTTGACTCTGAAATTGCTTGTGGGGTATTTAATACAACAATAACAATATCACATTCATCACCCTGAAAACCATGTATAGTCCCGGTACTGATGCTGATATTATCTGTTTTTCCTCCTGAAGACATTAATTTTTCTATTAAATCAGCCTGGGCACGATAAGGAGCTATTATCCCTATACTATATTTTACTCCCGGATTTTTTGAAGCTATAGCATTCCTCAGATAATTCGTATATTCATAAGTAAATAACGCAGAGTATATATGATAAGGTGTCTTGTGCTGTAACAACTTCGGTCTGTATATACTTTCATATTTGCTTACAGGATACTTTATTATATTTAATGTCTGTATGTCTAAATAATCATCAATATTCAGTGTTTTCTGTGATTCTTTCTTGCGGTAGTGTTGCAAAACTCCGCCATAGGAAAAACGACTGAATACTTCACCTATTGTTGGCACACTTCTATACTGCGTAGTCAACAGCTTTATTTTGTATTGAATTGGAACTGTAACCGGATTGGTAAATGAATTCAGTTTAACAAGCGTATATATATTCTCATCCTTCCATAAATCAACCGTAGATACCGGTTCTATCTGAAAAGGATCTCCGGAGATAATAAACCGTACCGGGGTTTTCTTATAAAGTGGATACACTATATCTGCGATAGGTATCATAGACGCTTCATCTATAATTATATAATCCCAGTTTAATTCACGAATATATAGTCTTTCATTTCCAGGCATAAAATAGTCATAAGAAAACCGAGCTATGGTTGTAATTGTAACACTTTTTTTTATATTCCGCACATCATATGATTTGTCTCTATATACACCGGCTTTTTCAATTGTCTCGTCACCTGTTATTCCAAAACGTATAAGCCATTCTTTCCAGGAAGTATTATCACAAACAGCCATTATACGATTTGTCAAAACGTCTGCAGCTTTGTTTGTAGGCGTTAGCACCAGTATCCTGACTTCATCTTCTTTAAGTAGCGGTAATATCACTTGTGAAGATAGATATGTCGTTTTACCTGTACCAGGAGGGCCGAAAATAAACTCTATATTCTCGCACAAATTATTCTGCATACAATAATTCCGAGGTAATCCCAGTTCAAGAAAACGCTCATATAATGAATCTATCAGGAACACAGGATTTCTTGCGTCAATATGTGCTTCCTTCACTGAATGAAGGTCATAATCGTCAAGTTCATACCCATTCTTCAGTTTTACACGCAAAGAATATGATTGAACACTGGCAACCTCAATAGCTACTTTTTTCGTTTGATTTTCACCATTCAAAAGTAGAGGTATATCAGACAGATCTTCCAAAAAGCGAGGAATACTTCGACTAGGATAGCGCAATACAAACGTCCTTGATGTACCCGGTTCTCTATCAATTTTACCGAAGCTGACGGATATTTCTCTTGAATTCTGACTGCTCTCATAGCTATTCAATGCTTCCATTTCAAGAAGTGTACAAAACCAGCCATAAGAATAACGTGCGGAATTTCTGACTGAGTTATACAGTTTTTCATATCTGGCTATTTTCTCTATTTCCTCAACGCTTTTCTCTTTTGCTCTTTCTATCTTACCAGCAAAGTCTACCGTTGCTCTTGTATATTCATCTTCTTCAACGCCTTCGGAATCCTGTATTATATTCTTGATTCTGTCTTGATGACGTTCCTCTCCGCATTCTTTTTCTTTTTTTCTTCTCCTCCTTACTTCAGCTGCTTTTTTCATGATTTCTTCTGTTACACGTTCTATATCTTTATGTTCTTCAGAATCATCATTGGCATCATATTTTATTACAGCATTTGTCGCAGCGGGCTTTTTCTCCTGGCTGCTGTCATTCTGGTTATTTTCTTTTGAAGAGTCTTTTTCTTTGGAATATAGTGAAAAAGCATCATTCAGTGCATTCGGGTTATTTAATAGTTCTGTTAAAAACTCGTGATATCTGGGATCATAATGTTCCAACAATGTTTGTACTGCATTATCTTCATGTATAAATGGTAGCAAGTCGAGCAACGGTCTGCCTTTTTTTTCATAAACAGAAGATATTTCCGAACGCTTAATTTCAAACGGAGAGCAAAATGTTCTCTGATCTTCCTTATATATCCAACGACTATACATTAAAAGAAGACCTAATGCAGAAGGTATGTTTTCTAATGTATATAATGATTTCCCTCTCAAAGCAGCATCATTTGCTGCTAAAACAGTACCGAATAGTTTGTACACTGTTATATTTCGCGATATATATTCTGCCAGTGCAACAGAGGCTTTATATGGCAGACCATCGATAGATGCCGGTAATCCTTTTATTGATCGCAAAAGATGATAGTCATCTCTGGACGCATGATATGTTCTTGATAAATATCGATCACAATACTCGTTATACTTTTCCTCATTAAATTCTTTCAACAATGCTTTATAAGCATATAAATTTACATCAGCCGGTTCCAGTTCTGTTTTGCAACCTATTAACACAAGTTCATCAACAGTTAACCAGCCTTTGTATAAATCAGTCAACCAATTAACCTGCATCCATGCCAACAGATCATTTTCAGTCTTGGTCTGATCAAAGTATTTATATGGTATAAATGAATCCTCCGGCGCTTTCCAGCCATTTTGAGTTGAAATAAACGGATGACCCGCTATAATATCTCTTACGCGTATGTAATCAGTTGTTAGCGCTTTGCAAATCAATTTTATATGTT of Aristaeella lactis contains these proteins:
- a CDS encoding DEAD/DEAH box helicase encodes the protein MDIYESIRNANVIDYGQKFEKWAPRILVDQYSDRTHFIYELLQNAEDAEASFVSFHLYKDRFILRHDGRAFNENDIRGVCGVSASTKTDNYRIGRFGIGFKSVYAYTSQPHIQSGEYDFIIKNLIMPYPVTTNRFFNQTEIVLPFDEDKNIDKTYDEIACALRRYIIPDCMLTLCHIKKIEYTTYEPITKRIITKEIRQLSRNVQDITVSEDNSLSITGITRLLAFISEEKRPVMIAYKIEESYGEKNVIPSDNPLLYAYFPTAIETHQFFYIHAPFDTTPARDNIKNNDYNKNLVMKLCGVFRKSIDWLRDNKLINLKFFNQVYPIYKYTTDNILSPLMTEGIELLKSDDAVLPTAEKGEYGCLADLYIPESQNILACFDDALLTEIVQNKKARWMDKTIASEPSRTFREYLHNYFCPKVLGWKQLVQKIPVLALEAQSDSWLIMLMRSIQPYCYQDRSEDRIDVRNIPLVRLENGKHCCAQDGTGKYLVYLNNPEACNNTIKASILKDFFAYTFYSQVLGIRKYDIVEEITNEILPIYISEKENVSLETNIKHIKLICKALTTDYIRVRDIIAGHPFISTQNGWKAPEDSFIPYKYFDQTKTENDLLAWMQVNWLTDLYKGWLTVDELVLIGCKTELEPADVNLYAYKALLKEFNEEKYNEYCDRYLSRTYHASRDDYHLLRSIKGLPASIDGLPYKASVALAEYISRNITVYKLFGTVLAANDAALRGKSLYTLENIPSALGLLLMYSRWIYKEDQRTFCSPFEIKRSEISSVYEKKGRPLLDLLPFIHEDNAVQTLLEHYDPRYHEFLTELLNNPNALNDAFSLYSKEKDSSKENNQNDSSQEKKPAATNAVIKYDANDDSEEHKDIERVTEEIMKKAAEVRRRRKKEKECGEERHQDRIKNIIQDSEGVEEDEYTRATVDFAGKIERAKEKSVEEIEKIARYEKLYNSVRNSARYSYGWFCTLLEMEALNSYESSQNSREISVSFGKIDREPGTSRTFVLRYPSRSIPRFLEDLSDIPLLLNGENQTKKVAIEVASVQSYSLRVKLKNGYELDDYDLHSVKEAHIDARNPVFLIDSLYERFLELGLPRNYCMQNNLCENIEFIFGPPGTGKTTYLSSQVILPLLKEDEVRILVLTPTNKAADVLTNRIMAVCDNTSWKEWLIRFGITGDETIEKAGVYRDKSYDVRNIKKSVTITTIARFSYDYFMPGNERLYIRELNWDYIIIDEASMIPIADIVYPLYKKTPVRFIISGDPFQIEPVSTVDLWKDENIYTLVKLNSFTNPVTVPIQYKIKLLTTQYRSVPTIGEVFSRFSYGGVLQHYRKKESQKTLNIDDYLDIQTLNIIKYPVSKYESIYRPKLLQHKTPYHIYSALFTYEYTNYLRNAIASKNPGVKYSIGIIAPYRAQADLIEKLMSSGGKTDNISISTGTIHGFQGDECDIVIVVLNTPQAISESKGMFLNKQNILNVAISRAKDYLYIIMPDDDTENISKLKLVKELESIIKEQDSYNEFQSHEIERLALGNERYIENNTFSTSHQVVNIYGLPESKYEIRSEETAIDIQIHTNKALK